One Dioscorea cayenensis subsp. rotundata cultivar TDr96_F1 chromosome 19, TDr96_F1_v2_PseudoChromosome.rev07_lg8_w22 25.fasta, whole genome shotgun sequence genomic window, AAAGGTCACTGCACCTGAAGTTACACCTTCAGTGCCTTCACCAGTCAGAAGAAAGGAACGATCTATATCATCATTGGTAGTTAACACACCAAGAATAGCAGCCCAGTCGACTTTGACAGGAAAAAGAACTAAAGCTGTTGTTAGAAGGGCTGCAAACTTAAGTGCACCAAGTCCTCCGATTAATGAATGCGGTAAAAAGGAGAATGATGATGATCTTATGGAGGACTTGAGCTCACCGGAGACTCTAAGCAAgatcattcaaaacaaaaagcaGGTAAGCAGATTGTAATCAACACTGGCATTTTACTATCAGGGCAAGATCCAAGATGCAAGTGTATTTTATACACATCGTAGCGGTTTTTGGCTTTTCTTGttagataaaattaaataaaattgcctTGCTTtgattagttttatttaaattttttgcttTGTGCAGGGTACTTCAATTGCAGAACCATCTAACCTCACATCCCATAGAGATTTGGGAAATGGTGGAGATCCCTTTTTGAATAAGGCTGAGTACTGGAAACCACTTAATTGTCTTGTTGAAGCTGCAAATAGAACAAAACCTCTTAGGTCCAGCAGCCCACAAAACCCTGTTGTTAAAGTAGAGCAAACTAATGGCCTTGATATTGATGCGCATTTGCCTAAAATAAAAGCCAGGGAGCATGCAAATAAATCTAAAGCTCAAGATGACAAGAATGGAAATGTCTCCCTTCCTCAAATTCCGCCCAAAGCTAAAAGATCAAGTGGAGCTGGTCGGAAAAGAAAGGATAATGCAACCTCAGTCCAAGCACTGATTGATGCTGCGGGTAAACGTGAAAGGAGAATAAGCCCAGTCTGGTTTTCATTGCTTGCCTCTGCAAACCAGTGAGAATTTTTACCTTCTATGCTGTTTGAAATAGTAGGGAATTGGAGTTTATACATTGTTCtcattttattcttattttttttccaggGAAGGAAATCCACCATTCCCTCAGATTTCTGCAAATTATTTGCGGATAAAGTGAGTACATTGCCCTAGTATCTGCTAAAGGAATGCTCTTTGTTGTGACCAAGCCTCTCTGTCCTTGTAAATTATTCagttttttcttgtttggtACTCTTTCTTTCATGGTACAGTTAGCTGCAATTTGTCATCATTTCTTAATTTAGTGTGGGCACACAAGAAAGTTATAAAACAAATACTGGAAATATGAATTCTTTTCAGTCCACATCGGCACTTCAAGTTCCCAGCTGTTTCTACCACACTTGATTTTGTGTAAATTAAAAACTTGCAATTCTTTGTTCTCATCCATCCAAGGTTTCTTCAGTCTTCTCTTGCTGTGGCTTGTTTTGGCTTCTAGTAGTATCTTTTATTAACTTTTCTTTGGTAGTTAAGGCACTTAGCAAgttcaaaaaaaattgatgcatattTCATATGTCCAAATCTTATAATTGATGATGACATATTGTTTCATGTAAGCATGAACATTCGGTTTTAACAAAGTGTCTGAGAAGTTTTTGATAGTTATCTTGAAGTCTGATGTGGCTGCCCCAGAAAGAGATACGGAGTATGATAATGTGTCTTCTAGCTAGTTTCTGGTTTATGGCATGTAACTGGTGCTTGATCTCCCTTTTTTCCCATTCAGACTAGGAAAATCTGGCGTATTTGTTTGCTGTTTGTTTCTCAATGATCACCATAGGCACTACCTGCAGGCTTTTTAATACTGTGTTCCACTGCAAGCACTACCCTTGCAGCTTTAATAGATGTTGACCCAGCATATTTATATACCTTGACGTATTGTATTCCCATGCTCATTATTGCCTTCTCTTGTTCATGACCAAGCTTTGTCTTCATCATCACTCATATTATTTTCTCATC contains:
- the LOC120250407 gene encoding E3 ubiquitin protein ligase DRIP2-like, which translates into the protein MQRGRRGGPVTREAAAAAAAAAAARETPPQVVKVKREVVAGCMTCPVCHKLLSEATTISECLHTFCKKCILEKFNDEEIDYCPVCKTDLGCAPEDKLRPDHSLQDIRAKIFPPKGKKVTAPEVTPSVPSPVRRKERSISSLVVNTPRIAAQSTLTGKRTKAVVRRAANLSAPSPPINECGKKENDDDLMEDLSSPETLSKIIQNKKQGTSIAEPSNLTSHRDLGNGGDPFLNKAEYWKPLNCLVEAANRTKPLRSSSPQNPVVKVEQTNGLDIDAHLPKIKAREHANKSKAQDDKNGNVSLPQIPPKAKRSSGAGRKRKDNATSVQALIDAAGKRERRISPVWFSLLASANQEGNPPFPQISANYLRIKDGNLLASILHKYLAKKLDLQSEAEVEITCRGQSVAPTMALHNLVDLWMRAGSSSRVQATLGNPAKEFVMVLSYGRKVIAS